In Chryseobacterium sp. C-71, the genomic window TTTCAACGTGAGGTTTAATCAAATTAGTCATTTCCTCGACAGAAATATTGTTGGCATTCGGATCATTTAAAAGATTTCTCCAAGGTTTTCTTTTTCCCCATGGGTAATCTCCAAAAACGATTACTGGTGTTCCGTTGGCTTTTGTAGTTGCTCCACCCGGATTTAATATCCAGGTATCAGCATAACTGTATAACCAAATTGCATCTTTCATCAATAATCTCAAACAAGAATGTGAAGCAGGATAGCCAGGAAGGTCATATTGATGCCAACCAATCCCATGAGTATTATGAATATTGAAATTGTATGGTAATTTCCACTCGCTTTTTACGGTAGATATAGCCAATTTTTTCTTCCAATTTGCAAACATTAAACCTCTTGTAGTTTGAGCTGTTTTTTTACCCATACTTGTCGGGCCCCATTTCACCAACGTTCCATTGGAATAAACTCCATAAGCCTGAATCGGATATGAGAAAACAACAAACTTTTTCACTTCGCTCAACACATCAAGCTGCATTGGAAAAGGAGAATAAGCCATCAAAGTAGTATCAATCTTTGCAGGAACAACTAACGTATCAGAATTCCACTTGCTTTTAGAATCTAATCTGTTGAGTGCTAAAATTGCGTAACGTTCTCTTTCTGTATATTTTTTACTAAAAATTGAATATAAGGAATCTCTTAGCTTCTTATCTTTCGGAATGGCAAAAGCATTATAAAAACCATTTTCCTGCATTGCAGGTGGTGCAGATTCTTTTATTTCAG contains:
- a CDS encoding L,D-transpeptidase; this encodes MKQSLFYTLFFALLLTGCRKDNEKIDNQSQGTSSGTSTDEKKSDSVATKTEIKESAPPAMQENGFYNAFAIPKDKKLRDSLYSIFSKKYTERERYAILALNRLDSKSKWNSDTLVVPAKIDTTLMAYSPFPMQLDVLSEVKKFVVFSYPIQAYGVYSNGTLVKWGPTSMGKKTAQTTRGLMFANWKKKLAISTVKSEWKLPYNFNIHNTHGIGWHQYDLPGYPASHSCLRLLMKDAIWLYSYADTWILNPGGATTKANGTPVIVFGDYPWGKRKPWRNLLNDPNANNISVEEMTNLIKPHVEKMVKEQTNREKVSDSIKAAKAMEVTAHIAEPEASN